One Gambusia affinis linkage group LG15, SWU_Gaff_1.0, whole genome shotgun sequence genomic window carries:
- the slc22a6l gene encoding solute carrier family 22 member 6, protein MAFADLLEQVGSTGRFQVLHVILLCTPVLLMASHNLLQNFVAMVPPHHCSTHSNMSRTQLSPEEILQITVPLNEAGKPQSCQRYVAPQWHLLAQNGSSATQMNNGVVLEGCVDGWSYNMTDMTSTIISDWHLVCDLRSLKQMGQTIYMGGVLVGALVFGGLSDRYGRRILLLISNLLMAVSGTCAAFSPSFSLFCLFRFGCGMALSGVGLNTFSLIVEWIPTRVRTFTGTATGYCYTAGQMLLPAIAYFITDWRWLTLTVSLPFYVFFLIAWWFHESSRWLAINNKPERAVKMLKSVARFNGRHEEGEKINVKMLQECMNKELSCSQGTHSALDLFRTPKMRIMTLCLSATWLSTSFAYYGLAMDLQKFGVNIYLIQVIFGAVDIPAKVVITVCMSFFGRRPSQCGALVVAGVTILINLLVPYDKQTVRTCLAVVGKGCLAASFSCCYLYSGELFPTIIRQSGMGWVSMTARVGAMVAPMVQLTGDYIPWLPGLIFGGAPIISGFAAVFLPETLGTHLPDTIQDVEDRGSGRGSKCPRPTKETTILQDTKVDLLKQAA, encoded by the exons ATGGCCTTTGCAGACCTCCTTGAACAGGTTGGCAGCACGGGTCGCTTCCAGGTCCTCCATGTGATACTCCTCTGCACACCCGTCCTGTTGATGGCCAGTCACAACCTGCTGCAGAACTTTGTGGCCATGGTGCCGCCTCATCACTGCAGCACACATTCCAACATGTCTCGGACCCAGCTGAGCCCAGAGGAGATTCTGCAGATCACAGTACCACTGAATGAAGCAGGGAAACCACAGAGTTGCCAGCGATACGTTGCTCCACAGTGGCACCTCCTGGCTCAGAATGGTAGTTCCGCTACACAGATGAATAATGGCGTCGTCCTGGAGGGATGTGTTGATGGATGGTCCTACAACATGACGGATATGACCTCCACTATCATATCTGAT TGGCATTTGGTGTGCGACCTTCGCTCCTTAAAGCAAATGGGGCAAACCATTTATATGGGCGGTGTGCTTGTGGGGGCTCTTGTCTTCGGAGGCCTTTCAGACAG ATATGGCCGCCGGATCCTCCTGCTGATCTCTAACCTGCTCATGGCCGTTTCAGGAACGTGTGCTGCTTTCTCCCCTTCCTTTTCCCTCTTCTGTCTGTTCCGGTTTGGCTGTGGCATGGCTCTGTCCGGCGTGGGACTCAACACCTTCTCACTCA TTGTGGAGTGGATCCCGACTCGTGTGCGGACATTCACAGGGACGGCAACCGGCTACTGTTACACTGCGGGGCAGATGCTTCTGCCAGCCATTGCCTACTTCATCACGGACTGGAGGTGGTTGACCCTGACTGTGTCGTTGCCCTTCTACGTGTTCTTTCTTATTGCATG GTGGTTTCACGAATCGTCAAGATGGCTGgcgataaacaataaacctGAACGGGCTGTCAAGATGCTTAAAAGCGTGGCCAGGTTTAATGGCCGCCACGAAGAAGGGGAAAAGATTAATGTAAAA ATGCTGCAAGAATGTATGAACAAAGAACTGTCCTGCTCCCAGGGGACCCACTCTGCCCTTGATCTGTTCCGCACGCCCAAAATGCGCATCATGACTTTATGCCTCAGTGCCACCTG gttATCAACCAGCTTTGCATACTACGGCCTTGCTATGGATCTCCAGAAATTTGGGGTGAACATCTACTTGATACAAGTGATCTTTGGAGCGGTCGACATCCCCGCTAAAGTTGTCATTACTGTGTGTATGAGTTTCTTTGGACGCCGGCCGTCACAATGCGGCGCTCTTGTCGTAGCAGGAGTCACAATTCTGATCAACTTACTGGTACCTTATG acaaacaaactgtGCGAACCTGTCTGGCGGTGGTGGGCAAAGGCTGTCTGGCTGcatccttcagctgctgctaCCTTTACTCTGGAGAACTTTTCCCGACTATCATCCG TCAAAGTGGCATGGGTTGGGTGTCCATGACTGCTCGCGTGGGAGCTATGGTGGCCCCAATGGTTCAGCTCACTGGGGACTACATACCTTGGCTGCCAGGTTTAATCTTCGGAGGAGCTCCAATTATCTCAGggtttgctgcagtttttcttccGGAGACACTGGGCACACATCTCCCTGACACAATACAGGATGTGGAGGACAG GGGTTCTGGAAGAGGCTCCAAGTGTCCGAGGCCGACAAAGGAAACAACGATCTTGCAGGACACTAAAGTGGATCTCCTCAAACAGGCTGCCTGA